A stretch of Roseibium porphyridii DNA encodes these proteins:
- the gcvH gene encoding glycine cleavage system protein GcvH yields the protein MTTYYSKDHEWIAVDGDVATVGITSYAQEQLGDVVFVELPEAGKTLSQGDEAAVVESVKAASEVYAPIDGEIVEANDALADEPAKVNEDPEGAAWFLKMKVGNADQLSELMDEAAYKAFVETL from the coding sequence ATGACCACTTACTACTCCAAAGATCACGAATGGATTGCCGTGGATGGCGATGTCGCCACCGTTGGCATCACGTCCTATGCCCAGGAACAGCTTGGCGACGTTGTCTTTGTCGAACTGCCGGAAGCAGGCAAGACGTTGTCTCAAGGCGACGAGGCCGCCGTGGTTGAATCTGTAAAGGCCGCAAGTGAGGTATACGCACCGATCGATGGTGAAATTGTTGAAGCGAACGACGCGCTTGCAGACGAACCTGCCAAGGTCAACGAGGATCCCGAAGGCGCTGCATGGTTTTTGAAGATGAAGGTCGGCAATGCGGACCAGCTGAGCGAACTTATGGACGAGGCAGCCTACAAGGCATTCGTGGAGACACTGTAA
- the gcvT gene encoding glycine cleavage system aminomethyltransferase GcvT, protein MAEPVAETDLKQTPLHDLHVELGARMVPFAGYSMPVQFKAGIMAEHQQTRSRAGLFDVSHMGQAFLIGPDHETTARALEALTPSNFVELGLGRQRYTVLLNDNGGIIDDLMVTRSISADDDGRLMLVVNAARKDVDYAHFRARLPENVRLEVVEDRALIAVQGPEAVAAVAAHAPKAAELAFMSASSMEFDGIDCHIARAGYTGEDGVEMSVPAGAAEAIARALLADDRVEPIGLGARDSLRLEAGLCLYGHDIDETTSPVEGNITFCMQKRRREEGGFPGAARIQAELRDGSDRVRVGLRLDGKAPAREGAEIALPGADVIGTVTSGGFAPTVGAPIAMGFVPRAQAETGTQLELIVRGRRLPATVADMPFVPNRYYRKPKS, encoded by the coding sequence ATGGCGGAACCCGTTGCAGAGACCGATCTGAAACAAACGCCTCTTCACGACCTTCATGTGGAACTTGGTGCGCGTATGGTACCCTTTGCGGGTTATTCCATGCCTGTGCAATTCAAGGCCGGCATTATGGCCGAACATCAACAAACCCGTTCTAGGGCCGGCTTGTTCGATGTGTCCCATATGGGTCAGGCGTTTCTGATTGGACCCGATCATGAAACCACCGCGCGCGCGCTGGAAGCATTAACCCCGTCGAACTTTGTCGAACTTGGGCTCGGTCGTCAGCGGTACACCGTTCTGTTGAACGACAACGGCGGAATTATCGACGACCTGATGGTTACCCGCTCAATATCGGCTGACGATGACGGTCGGCTCATGCTGGTTGTCAACGCCGCGCGCAAGGATGTCGACTACGCCCATTTTCGTGCCAGACTTCCGGAAAATGTCAGGCTTGAAGTGGTCGAGGACCGCGCATTGATCGCCGTGCAGGGGCCGGAAGCCGTTGCTGCAGTCGCTGCACACGCGCCCAAAGCGGCAGAGCTTGCTTTCATGAGCGCATCCTCCATGGAATTTGACGGTATCGACTGTCACATCGCCCGTGCCGGGTATACCGGCGAGGACGGCGTCGAAATGTCCGTTCCCGCGGGTGCAGCCGAAGCAATTGCCCGCGCACTTCTGGCAGATGACAGGGTCGAGCCCATCGGGCTTGGTGCACGTGACAGTTTGCGTCTTGAGGCAGGCCTTTGCCTTTATGGCCACGATATTGATGAAACAACCTCTCCGGTGGAAGGCAATATCACGTTCTGCATGCAGAAACGCCGCCGCGAGGAAGGTGGATTTCCAGGAGCGGCGCGCATCCAGGCCGAACTTCGTGACGGGTCAGACCGGGTTCGTGTCGGATTGCGGCTCGATGGAAAAGCTCCGGCCCGAGAAGGTGCTGAAATAGCATTGCCCGGAGCAGATGTGATCGGAACCGTGACTTCGGGTGGTTTCGCGCCGACCGTCGGCGCTCCGATTGCCATGGGCTTTGTACCGCGCGCGCAGGCTGAAACGGGAACGCAGCTTGAACTCATCGTGCGGGGGCGTCGCTTGCCTGCCACTGTTGCTGACATGCCATTTGTGCCCAACCGCTATTACCGCAAACCAAAATCCTAA
- the ispH gene encoding 4-hydroxy-3-methylbut-2-enyl diphosphate reductase, which produces MTETKQEKQPLSLQLCAPRGFCAGVDRAIQIVELALTKYGRPVYVRHEIVHNKFVVDGLKAKGAVFVEELEEIPAEHSDRPVIFSAHGVPKSVPEDAQARKMFYLDATCPLVSKVHKEAEIHFRRDREVLLIGHAGHPEVIGTMGQLPDGTVTLIETEDDAHAYVPKSDRPLAYITQTTLSVDDTAGIVAVLQQRFPDIVAPHKEDICYATTNRQEAVKHVAPKVDAMIVVGAPNSSNSQRLREVAERSGCKISVLIQRASDIQWQDFEGVRTLGLTAGASAPETLVEEIITAFAERFDVTVETVHTAEETISFNLPRELRDMIAPAQAATG; this is translated from the coding sequence ATGACCGAGACCAAACAGGAAAAACAGCCTCTCAGCCTTCAGCTTTGTGCTCCGCGCGGCTTTTGCGCAGGCGTCGACCGGGCCATCCAGATCGTGGAACTGGCACTGACGAAATACGGTCGGCCGGTCTATGTTCGTCACGAAATTGTTCATAACAAATTCGTGGTGGACGGACTGAAGGCAAAGGGAGCAGTCTTCGTTGAAGAGCTGGAGGAAATTCCTGCAGAACACAGCGACAGACCGGTTATATTTTCAGCGCATGGTGTGCCCAAGTCCGTTCCTGAGGATGCCCAGGCGCGGAAAATGTTCTATCTCGACGCCACCTGCCCGCTGGTTTCAAAGGTGCACAAGGAAGCGGAAATCCATTTCCGCCGTGACCGCGAGGTTCTCCTGATCGGTCACGCGGGCCACCCTGAAGTGATCGGAACCATGGGTCAATTGCCGGATGGCACGGTCACCCTGATCGAGACCGAAGATGACGCCCACGCCTATGTGCCCAAAAGCGACCGGCCTCTTGCTTACATTACCCAGACGACGCTTTCGGTCGATGACACTGCCGGCATCGTTGCGGTGCTGCAGCAGCGATTCCCCGATATCGTGGCTCCGCATAAGGAAGACATTTGCTACGCGACGACCAATCGGCAGGAAGCCGTCAAACATGTTGCGCCAAAAGTGGATGCAATGATTGTTGTCGGAGCGCCGAACTCTTCCAATTCGCAGCGGCTGCGTGAGGTCGCAGAGCGTTCAGGCTGCAAGATTTCCGTGCTAATCCAGCGTGCAAGCGACATTCAATGGCAGGATTTCGAAGGCGTTCGGACTTTGGGCCTGACGGCCGGTGCATCAGCTCCCGAAACTCTGGTAGAGGAAATCATCACTGCTTTCGCCGAACGGTTCGATGTGACCGTTGAAACCGTTCATACAGCGGAAGAGACGATTTCCTTCAATCTGCCACGGGAATTACGGGACATGATCGCCCCGGCCCAGGCAGCCACCGGGTAA
- a CDS encoding OsmC family protein — MAGHHYSAKIEWACDGDYAANAYSRGHIWRFDGGLEVPASASPTIVPLPHSIEGAVDPEEALVAAISSCHMMSFLDLARRAGFNVASYRDDARGEMNRVARGKMAITKVVLKPEINLVAAEAPDPTWLTDLHEKAHDICFIANSVKCEIVVEPGPLRLTAP; from the coding sequence ATGGCGGGGCACCACTATTCAGCTAAGATTGAATGGGCATGTGACGGTGACTACGCCGCCAATGCCTATTCTCGTGGGCATATCTGGCGTTTTGACGGGGGACTGGAAGTCCCGGCAAGTGCATCGCCCACGATAGTGCCCCTGCCGCATTCCATAGAAGGGGCCGTTGACCCGGAAGAAGCCCTGGTGGCTGCCATTTCGTCTTGTCACATGATGTCGTTTCTGGACCTTGCCCGCAGGGCAGGTTTCAACGTTGCGAGCTACCGAGACGACGCGCGCGGTGAAATGAACCGTGTGGCCAGAGGCAAGATGGCGATTACCAAAGTGGTTCTGAAGCCGGAAATCAACTTGGTTGCCGCGGAAGCCCCGGATCCGACCTGGCTTACGGATCTCCACGAAAAGGCGCATGACATCTGTTTCATCGCTAATTCCGTGAAATGCGAAATCGTGGTGGAGCCCGGGCCCCTTCGCCTGACGGCGCCATGA
- a CDS encoding MarR family winged helix-turn-helix transcriptional regulator: protein MDKSTELYEIIRLIRPVHRRLARAVEAKLQGTDVTVGMRAVLEVLQEAGPLSVPEVARTLFLARQQIQLLMYALEDQHLVERKPNPAHKRSPLFALTEAGETVFGDIRTRENNEINAVCELFSAEDLQSSQRVLCAMLDHFAEFEDDPDRPKALE, encoded by the coding sequence ATGGATAAATCAACCGAACTTTATGAGATCATCCGTTTGATCCGTCCGGTGCACAGACGCCTGGCGCGCGCCGTGGAGGCAAAGCTTCAAGGCACGGATGTAACAGTCGGCATGCGTGCCGTATTGGAAGTGCTTCAGGAGGCAGGTCCGCTTTCGGTCCCCGAAGTTGCCAGAACGCTCTTCCTTGCCCGCCAGCAGATCCAGTTGCTGATGTACGCGCTGGAAGATCAGCATCTGGTAGAGCGAAAACCCAATCCGGCGCACAAGCGCTCACCGCTTTTTGCCCTGACCGAGGCAGGTGAAACGGTTTTTGGTGATATCCGCACAAGGGAGAACAATGAGATCAACGCGGTCTGCGAGCTGTTCTCCGCAGAGGATCTTCAATCCTCCCAACGGGTTCTTTGCGCCATGCTCGATCATTTTGCCGAGTTCGAGGACGATCCGGATCGGCCCAAAGCGCTTGAATGA
- the gcvPB gene encoding aminomethyl-transferring glycine dehydrogenase subunit GcvPB: MSMNTQGRPTAPGEAGESFRPKTFTGNRALDMEEPLLFEFGSLETTGVDLDEEDGIEFELGAFERKADIGLAGLAEPEAMRHYVRLSRNNYAIDSGLYPLGSCTMKHNPRLNEKMARLPGFSDIHPLQPVSSVPGALELIDELAHWLMVSTGTHAVAMSPKAGAHGELCGMMAIKAAHTAAGRDPKIVLVPESAHGTNPATAALLGFKVVSIDAKEDGTVDLATLKNTIAEHADNIAGIMLTNPNTCGLFERDVKEIADLIHDAGGFFYCDGANFNAIVGKARPGDLGVDAMHINLHKTFSTPHGGGGPGSGPVVLSDRLAPYAPLPFIRKSDAGLELVETNAATSDDEQPFGRMTAFHGQMGMYVRALSYMMSHGSDGLKQASEDAVLNANYIRVGLQDLMSLPFGVRPCMHEVLFDDSFLKDSGVTTLDFAKAMIDEGYHPMTMYFPLVVHGAMLIEPTESESRASLDLFVATMRDLVMSAQRGETERFSGAPYLAPRRRLDETGAARKPVLKWTEPEPAQVTPEAAE, translated from the coding sequence ATGAGCATGAATACGCAAGGACGCCCCACCGCACCAGGCGAGGCAGGAGAAAGTTTCCGGCCGAAGACTTTCACAGGAAACCGCGCGCTCGATATGGAAGAGCCGCTGCTCTTCGAATTCGGGTCACTTGAAACGACCGGCGTCGATCTTGACGAGGAAGACGGGATCGAGTTTGAACTCGGCGCGTTTGAACGCAAGGCGGACATTGGTCTGGCCGGCCTCGCCGAGCCGGAAGCCATGCGCCATTATGTTCGCCTGTCGCGCAACAACTACGCAATCGACAGCGGTCTTTATCCGCTCGGCTCTTGCACGATGAAGCACAATCCACGGCTTAACGAGAAGATGGCCAGGCTGCCGGGCTTCTCCGACATCCATCCGCTACAGCCCGTTTCATCTGTTCCGGGTGCGCTGGAACTGATCGACGAGCTCGCCCACTGGCTGATGGTCTCGACGGGGACACATGCAGTGGCCATGAGCCCCAAGGCGGGTGCACATGGTGAACTCTGCGGCATGATGGCGATCAAGGCTGCACATACGGCTGCTGGGCGGGATCCCAAGATCGTGCTCGTGCCGGAAAGCGCCCACGGCACCAATCCGGCGACCGCTGCCCTTCTTGGGTTCAAGGTCGTTTCCATCGACGCCAAGGAGGATGGCACCGTTGACCTGGCAACCTTGAAAAACACCATTGCCGAGCACGCAGACAACATTGCCGGGATCATGCTGACCAATCCGAATACCTGCGGATTGTTCGAACGGGACGTGAAGGAAATTGCCGACCTGATCCACGACGCAGGTGGCTTCTTCTACTGTGATGGCGCCAACTTCAACGCCATTGTCGGCAAGGCACGCCCGGGGGACCTCGGTGTTGATGCCATGCATATCAACCTGCACAAGACCTTTTCAACGCCCCATGGCGGTGGTGGTCCAGGGTCCGGTCCGGTTGTGCTGTCGGATCGCCTGGCGCCCTACGCACCGCTTCCCTTCATCCGAAAGTCCGATGCCGGTCTTGAATTGGTTGAGACGAATGCGGCAACGTCAGACGACGAGCAACCTTTTGGTCGCATGACAGCGTTTCATGGGCAGATGGGCATGTATGTCCGGGCGCTGTCCTACATGATGAGTCATGGTTCTGATGGCCTGAAACAGGCTTCGGAGGATGCGGTCCTGAATGCCAACTATATCCGTGTCGGCCTTCAGGATCTGATGAGCCTTCCGTTTGGTGTCCGCCCCTGCATGCATGAAGTGCTCTTCGATGACAGTTTCCTGAAGGACAGCGGAGTGACCACGCTCGATTTTGCCAAGGCAATGATTGACGAGGGTTATCATCCGATGACCATGTATTTCCCGCTGGTCGTCCATGGTGCAATGCTGATCGAACCGACGGAATCTGAAAGCCGGGCGTCGCTCGATCTGTTTGTCGCGACTATGCGTGACCTGGTCATGAGTGCGCAGCGCGGCGAGACGGAGCGGTTCTCAGGAGCCCCGTATCTTGCTCCACGTCGCCGTCTTGATGAAACCGGTGCTGCCCGCAAGCCGGTCCTGAAATGGACCGAACCGGAACCTGCCCAAGTGACGCCAGAAGCTGCTGAATAA
- a CDS encoding diacylglycerol/lipid kinase family protein — protein MSDTRGAAPAEPRRPEPHSNGKVLIMANPTSGGYDAPFLQDVRQRLERQGRSTEIRLTQRAGEIGETCADPALAVQTLVVAGGDGSINEALTGFQDHPAPPQLAVIPTGTANVLALELSLPRTAAAVAEMILAQKTKPLHYGIANGRPFALMASAGFDAEVVHGVPLSLKRRFGKLAYVVTAIRIGLRRKSAPLDVTLDGEHFSGKFAVACNAHRYGGPFVISPGGATDPGLYMLVLERDDPWSSIRYTMALLSGRLHKAKGATVRPFNVASIKAGRTVAAQVDGDPFGATPLEIQASDKTVPILVP, from the coding sequence GTGAGCGATACCAGGGGGGCAGCACCGGCTGAACCACGCCGGCCCGAGCCGCATTCAAACGGCAAGGTGCTCATAATGGCGAACCCGACATCTGGCGGGTATGACGCCCCGTTTCTCCAGGACGTTCGACAACGGTTGGAACGACAAGGGCGTTCGACGGAAATCCGCCTGACGCAGCGTGCCGGAGAGATTGGCGAAACATGTGCTGACCCTGCATTGGCGGTCCAGACACTCGTCGTTGCAGGCGGCGATGGTTCGATCAACGAAGCGCTTACCGGTTTCCAGGATCACCCTGCCCCGCCACAACTCGCCGTGATCCCCACCGGCACGGCAAATGTGCTGGCACTGGAGCTGTCATTGCCACGCACCGCTGCTGCTGTCGCCGAAATGATCCTTGCCCAAAAGACAAAGCCTCTACACTACGGCATTGCTAATGGCAGGCCCTTTGCCCTTATGGCGTCGGCCGGGTTCGATGCAGAAGTTGTTCACGGCGTCCCGCTTTCTCTGAAGCGCCGTTTCGGCAAGCTTGCTTATGTGGTTACCGCTATCCGCATTGGACTGAGACGCAAAAGCGCCCCTTTGGACGTCACGCTGGACGGCGAACATTTCAGTGGCAAATTCGCCGTCGCATGCAATGCACACCGCTATGGTGGCCCGTTTGTGATCTCGCCTGGTGGTGCCACCGATCCAGGTCTTTACATGCTGGTACTGGAAAGAGACGACCCATGGTCGTCCATACGCTATACGATGGCTCTTCTAAGCGGGCGTCTGCACAAGGCGAAGGGGGCCACGGTGAGACCGTTCAACGTTGCATCGATCAAGGCAGGCAGAACAGTTGCAGCGCAGGTGGACGGCGACCCCTTTGGCGCGACGCCATTGGAAATCCAGGCGTCTGACAAGACGGTGCCAATTCTCGTGCCTTAA
- the thrB gene encoding homoserine kinase, with protein sequence MAVYTEVTDEELSDFIGQYDVGRLLSFKGIAEGVENSNFLVHTDKASFILTLYEKRVNPDDLPYFLNLLQHLAAKGLSCPTPVASKSGKLLGTLAERPAALVTFLEGMWVKRPRVEHCGELGKSMAELHIDGRDYDGFRKNALDVSGWRPLFEQCGDRSDSVLPGLTAELSTELEHLEKVWPSDLPGGVIHADLFPDNVFFLGDELSGLIDFYFACNDAFAYDIAICLNAWCFEQDLSFNVTKARALLKGYSGVRPLNEAEYEALPILCRGAALRFLLTRLYDWLSVPPGALVTPKDPMEYVKKLRFHQTVSSTEAYGLER encoded by the coding sequence ATGGCCGTATATACCGAAGTCACCGATGAAGAGCTGAGCGACTTCATCGGCCAGTATGATGTCGGGCGCTTGCTCTCCTTCAAGGGCATTGCGGAAGGCGTCGAAAACAGCAATTTCCTGGTTCATACGGACAAGGCGTCTTTTATTCTGACCCTCTACGAAAAGCGGGTTAATCCGGATGACCTCCCCTATTTCCTCAACCTATTGCAACACCTGGCAGCAAAGGGTTTGTCCTGCCCGACCCCAGTTGCCTCGAAGTCAGGCAAGCTGTTGGGAACACTGGCCGAGCGTCCGGCAGCGCTTGTTACCTTTCTGGAAGGCATGTGGGTCAAACGGCCCCGCGTTGAGCATTGTGGTGAACTCGGCAAATCCATGGCCGAGTTGCATATCGACGGTCGAGACTATGACGGCTTCAGAAAAAACGCTCTGGATGTGAGCGGCTGGCGCCCTTTGTTCGAGCAATGCGGAGACCGCAGCGACAGCGTTCTTCCGGGCCTGACAGCGGAACTATCCACTGAACTCGAACACCTTGAAAAGGTATGGCCCTCGGATTTGCCAGGCGGTGTCATTCATGCTGACCTTTTTCCTGACAATGTCTTTTTTCTGGGCGATGAGCTCTCGGGTCTGATCGACTTTTATTTCGCCTGCAACGACGCTTTCGCCTACGACATTGCCATCTGTCTCAATGCCTGGTGCTTCGAGCAGGACCTCTCCTTCAATGTGACCAAGGCCAGGGCGCTTTTGAAAGGCTACTCAGGCGTTCGGCCACTGAACGAGGCAGAGTATGAGGCGTTACCGATCCTCTGCCGAGGCGCAGCCCTGCGCTTTTTGCTCACACGGCTCTATGACTGGTTGAGCGTCCCGCCGGGTGCATTGGTCACACCGAAAGACCCGATGGAATACGTCAAGAAACTGCGTTTTCACCAAACGGTCAGTTCCACCGAGGCTTATGGACTGGAAAGATGA
- the rnhA gene encoding ribonuclease HI translates to MSTENRVTIYTDGACSGNPGPGGWGAILRFGGHERELQGGEVETTNNRMELMAAIEALNTLKRPCAVDLYTDSTYVRSGIREWLEGWKRKNWRTAANKPVKNADLWQALDTARERHDVTWHWVKGHAGHPDNERADELARGGMAPYKSGDQ, encoded by the coding sequence ATGAGCACCGAGAACCGCGTTACGATTTATACCGACGGTGCCTGCTCCGGGAACCCCGGACCAGGTGGCTGGGGAGCGATATTGCGTTTCGGCGGACACGAACGTGAGCTGCAGGGCGGCGAAGTGGAAACCACCAACAACCGCATGGAACTGATGGCGGCAATCGAAGCGCTCAACACGCTAAAACGCCCTTGCGCTGTGGACCTTTACACAGACAGCACCTACGTGCGCAGTGGCATTCGAGAATGGCTTGAAGGCTGGAAACGAAAGAATTGGCGAACCGCCGCGAACAAGCCAGTGAAGAATGCGGACCTCTGGCAAGCTCTCGACACAGCAAGAGAACGGCACGACGTCACCTGGCACTGGGTGAAGGGTCATGCCGGCCACCCCGACAATGAGCGTGCCGATGAGCTGGCACGCGGGGGCATGGCCCCTTATAAGAGCGGCGACCAATAA
- a CDS encoding cysteine hydrolase family protein: protein MSLVLSIVGFVIVGLLGLFFYFAYFVRKLGTPTKGARIDKRVRPNEALVVIDVQEDFTRNTGKTAFDPEVRDAALDEINRMISVARSSGHEVVFVRNVFRDWPVIQLMKLVANGIGTPGREGLKFDRNLEIRDAPVFEKSIGDTFSNPDFESFLARREIGRLTLVGLDACHCVQLTAKGALSRGYDVEIREPATLTATPAKWTSLKQDLTKAGAAIA from the coding sequence ATGTCCCTAGTATTGAGTATCGTCGGATTTGTGATCGTCGGTCTTCTGGGGCTCTTTTTCTATTTCGCCTATTTTGTCCGCAAGCTGGGAACACCGACCAAGGGGGCCAGGATCGATAAACGTGTCCGGCCGAACGAAGCTTTGGTTGTTATCGACGTGCAGGAAGATTTCACCCGCAACACTGGCAAGACTGCATTCGATCCAGAAGTGCGCGACGCCGCACTTGATGAAATCAACAGGATGATTTCTGTCGCGCGTTCGTCCGGTCACGAAGTGGTGTTTGTCAGGAACGTGTTTCGGGACTGGCCCGTCATCCAACTGATGAAACTGGTCGCAAACGGCATTGGAACGCCTGGCCGGGAAGGGCTGAAATTCGATCGCAATCTTGAAATTCGCGATGCGCCTGTTTTTGAAAAATCTATCGGTGACACGTTTTCGAACCCGGATTTCGAGAGCTTTCTTGCAAGGCGTGAAATCGGCCGATTGACACTTGTCGGTCTCGACGCTTGTCATTGCGTCCAGCTAACGGCCAAGGGAGCACTGTCTCGAGGCTATGACGTTGAAATCCGCGAACCGGCAACTTTGACCGCAACGCCGGCCAAATGGACATCCCTGAAGCAGGACCTCACCAAGGCTGGAGCTGCGATCGCCTGA
- the gcvPA gene encoding aminomethyl-transferring glycine dehydrogenase subunit GcvPA, with protein sequence MRYLPLSNTDRGDMLARIGVNSIDDLFADIPENVRLEGLLDLPKRASEMQVERKLSAMAEKNTSAGSVPFFVGAGAYKHHVPATVDHLIQRSEFLTSYTPYQPEITQGTLQYLFEFQTQVARLTAMDVANASMYDGSTGTGEAVLMAHRVTKRNKAVLSGGLHPQYREVVEGLSNMSGDRVVSLPADPMGTEDILSQIDDETSCVVVQSPSFYGQLIDLKPIAEKAHQHKALLIAVFTEVVSLGLIEPPGTQGADIVVGEGQSIGNGLNFGGPYVGLFATRQKYVRQMPGRLCGETVDAEGKRGFVLTLSTREQHIRRDKATSNICTNSGLCCLAFTIHMALLGQAGLTKLARINHGNAVRLRKLLSAVPGVEVLNAAYFNEFTLSLPKVAEDVVEQLAERGVLAGLPVSRLEPENKDLANLLVVASTEVNTDEDRAAFAAALKEVLA encoded by the coding sequence ATGCGCTATTTGCCATTAAGCAATACCGACCGTGGTGACATGCTTGCACGGATCGGTGTCAATTCGATTGACGACCTGTTTGCCGATATACCGGAAAACGTTCGTCTGGAAGGCCTCCTGGACCTTCCGAAACGCGCAAGCGAAATGCAGGTTGAGCGCAAGCTCTCTGCAATGGCTGAAAAAAACACCTCGGCTGGATCGGTGCCGTTTTTCGTTGGGGCAGGGGCTTACAAACACCATGTTCCTGCGACAGTTGATCATCTGATTCAGCGGTCTGAATTTCTGACGTCCTATACGCCCTACCAGCCGGAAATCACCCAGGGCACTTTGCAGTATCTGTTTGAGTTTCAGACACAGGTTGCCCGGCTGACTGCGATGGATGTTGCAAACGCGTCCATGTATGACGGTTCAACCGGCACCGGTGAAGCTGTCCTGATGGCCCACAGGGTCACGAAGCGCAACAAGGCGGTGCTTTCAGGTGGCCTCCATCCGCAATATCGCGAAGTCGTCGAAGGCTTGTCGAACATGTCGGGTGACAGGGTTGTCAGTCTACCAGCCGATCCTATGGGAACTGAAGATATCCTCTCCCAGATTGATGACGAGACATCCTGTGTTGTTGTTCAGTCACCCTCATTCTACGGCCAGCTGATCGACCTGAAGCCGATTGCTGAAAAGGCCCATCAGCACAAGGCCTTGCTGATTGCAGTCTTCACTGAAGTGGTTTCGCTTGGGTTGATCGAACCCCCTGGAACGCAAGGTGCGGACATTGTCGTGGGCGAAGGTCAATCGATTGGCAACGGTCTCAATTTCGGCGGGCCTTATGTTGGCCTCTTTGCCACACGCCAGAAGTATGTTCGCCAGATGCCGGGCCGTCTATGCGGTGAAACTGTCGACGCTGAGGGCAAGCGTGGTTTTGTGCTGACGCTTTCAACGCGTGAGCAGCACATTCGTCGTGACAAGGCAACATCCAACATCTGCACCAACTCCGGACTTTGCTGTCTGGCCTTCACCATTCACATGGCGTTGCTTGGGCAGGCGGGACTGACGAAGCTGGCGAGGATTAACCACGGCAATGCTGTAAGGCTCAGAAAATTGCTCAGCGCCGTACCCGGTGTTGAAGTGCTGAATGCGGCCTATTTCAACGAATTCACTCTGTCTTTGCCCAAAGTTGCCGAAGACGTTGTTGAGCAACTCGCCGAACGCGGTGTCCTTGCAGGTCTGCCGGTGTCGCGCCTCGAACCTGAGAACAAGGACTTGGCCAATCTACTGGTCGTTGCTTCGACTGAAGTCAACACGGATGAAGACCGGGCTGCCTTCGCAGCCGCGCTGAAGGAGGTGCTGGCATGA